A genomic stretch from Syntrophaceae bacterium includes:
- a CDS encoding proline--tRNA ligase, whose amino-acid sequence MRYSEMFLPTVREVPSDAEVISHQLMIRSGMIRKLTSGVYTYLPLGYRVIRKFEQIVREEMNRAGAQEVFMPTVQPAELWQESGRWVHYGKELLRFRDRHDRECCLGPTHEEVITDLVRNEIKTYRQLPRNLYQIQTKFRDEIRPRFGVMRCREFGMKDAYSFDVDSETAETSYQKMFDAYNRIFARCGLKFRPVEADSGSIGGSFSHEFLVVADTGEDGMVYCESCNYAANLEKAEIARPPEPAPAASTKAVEDVHTPDVRTIEEVCAFLKVTPQEVVKTLIYSADDKPVAVLIRGDHEVNEIKVKNFLGCDVLEMALEDVIVEVANAPRGFVGAVGIRCPVYADYSLIGMTDFVMGANKEDYHVRNVNMGRDFAVKAFADFRAIREEDSCPRCGKKLHFARGIEVGHVFKLGLKYSKAMRAVYLDRNGKEQYMVMGCYGIGIGRTVAATIEQNNDAAGIVWPMPLAPYQVIITPTNVNDSALAGAAERLYEAWKDRGIEAVLDDRDERAGVKFMDADLVGIPLRVTVGPKRLAEGKVEVRIRRTGEVHVLPLDEAVEFVDRTVRDEMKVPE is encoded by the coding sequence ATGCGTTATTCCGAGATGTTTCTGCCCACGGTCCGGGAGGTCCCGTCCGACGCGGAGGTGATCAGCCACCAGCTCATGATCCGGTCGGGAATGATCCGCAAGCTCACGAGCGGCGTTTACACGTATCTTCCCCTTGGTTATCGCGTTATCCGGAAGTTCGAGCAGATCGTCCGGGAGGAGATGAACCGTGCGGGGGCGCAGGAGGTCTTCATGCCCACGGTGCAGCCGGCGGAGCTCTGGCAGGAGTCGGGCCGCTGGGTCCATTACGGGAAGGAGCTTCTCCGTTTCCGGGACCGCCACGACCGGGAATGCTGCCTCGGGCCGACCCACGAAGAGGTCATCACCGACCTGGTGCGGAACGAGATCAAGACCTACCGCCAGCTTCCCCGGAATCTCTACCAGATCCAGACGAAGTTCCGGGACGAGATCCGTCCCCGCTTCGGCGTCATGCGCTGCCGGGAATTCGGCATGAAGGACGCCTACAGCTTCGACGTGGACAGCGAGACGGCCGAGACCAGCTACCAGAAGATGTTCGACGCCTACAACCGGATCTTCGCCCGCTGCGGCCTGAAATTCCGGCCCGTCGAGGCCGACTCGGGGAGCATCGGCGGAAGCTTTTCCCATGAGTTCCTCGTCGTCGCCGATACGGGCGAGGACGGAATGGTCTACTGCGAATCCTGCAACTATGCGGCGAACCTCGAGAAGGCGGAGATCGCGCGGCCGCCCGAACCGGCGCCTGCGGCCTCGACGAAGGCCGTCGAGGATGTCCACACGCCTGACGTCCGGACCATTGAGGAAGTCTGCGCGTTCCTGAAGGTGACCCCCCAGGAGGTCGTCAAGACCCTGATCTACAGCGCCGACGACAAACCCGTGGCGGTCCTGATCCGGGGCGACCACGAGGTGAACGAGATCAAGGTGAAGAATTTCCTGGGGTGTGACGTACTGGAAATGGCCCTGGAAGACGTGATCGTCGAGGTGGCGAATGCCCCCAGGGGCTTTGTCGGGGCCGTGGGCATCCGGTGTCCCGTCTACGCCGACTATTCCCTGATCGGGATGACCGACTTCGTCATGGGAGCCAACAAGGAGGATTACCACGTCCGGAACGTCAACATGGGGCGTGATTTCGCCGTGAAGGCCTTTGCGGACTTCCGGGCCATCCGAGAAGAGGATTCCTGCCCGCGGTGCGGAAAAAAGCTCCACTTTGCCCGGGGGATCGAGGTCGGACACGTCTTCAAGCTGGGCCTCAAGTACAGCAAAGCCATGCGGGCCGTCTACCTGGACCGGAACGGCAAGGAGCAGTACATGGTCATGGGCTGCTACGGCATCGGCATCGGCAGGACGGTGGCGGCCACGATCGAGCAGAACAACGACGCCGCGGGAATCGTATGGCCCATGCCGCTGGCGCCCTACCAGGTGATCATCACGCCGACGAACGTGAACGACAGCGCCCTCGCCGGGGCGGCGGAACGGCTCTACGAAGCCTGGAAGGACCGGGGGATCGAGGCGGTTCTGGACGACCGGGACGAGCGGGCGGGAGTCAAGTTCATGGACGCCGACCTCGTCGGCATTCCCCTCCGGGTTACGGTGGGGCCGAAACGCCTGGCCGAGGGAAAGGTGGAGGTCCGGATCCGCCGGACCGGCGAGGTTCACGTCCTGCCCCTGGACGAGGCGGTGGAGTTCGTCGACCGCACCGTCCGGGACGAAATGAAGGTTCCGGAGTGA
- a CDS encoding bifunctional (p)ppGpp synthetase/guanosine-3',5'-bis(diphosphate) 3'-pyrophosphohydrolase, with product MIRITDILDRAQAYMTPEEQELIQKAYVFSASVHQGQVRLSGEPYLIHPMEVAGMLTDMRLDCSTVVTGLLHDTVEDTLATPEQIGEAFGKDVAFLVEGLTKISRITLGSREALQAENFRKMILAMSADIRILMVRLADRIHNMRTLQYHPPDKQKYIARETLDLYAPLANRLGIYWMKVELEDLAFQYLEPHAFNELGFRVSEKREKREHYTEEVTRIIREELRKADLVADVEGRAKHLWSIHKKMQAQHIEFDEVYDLIAFRIILASDTVRECYAALSMIHSLWKPVPGRFKDYIAIPKANNYKSLHTTVIGPYGERMEVQIRTRAMHEWAEEGIAAHWRYKERRSTDGGEDEQIKRLRELLEVQQEVDNPREYMSTLKMALFPDEVYVFTPNGDVRAFPKGATPIDFAYSIHSDVGHTCIGAKVNRNIVPLKYQLQNGDRVEITTQAGHHPSKDWLKYAVTSRARSKIKNWVNTEERNRSIVLGRELLEKEFRKHGLKFSLLGKPEALKKIYEENQVRSQDDLMAAVGYGKLSPKHVVQYFVPEEPKAEEPVPEKAKKKMHEVSTVGISLTGIEDVMVRFAKCCTPIPGDEIVGYISRGRGIVVHTSTCPNTRDMEADRLVDVEWNVKERHTYPVHIRVVCRDRKGVLADVSSAISAHDVNISNAQVDTNNPDMQAVCDFKIDVNDLNELNKVVTAIKKLDCVMSVERLRQL from the coding sequence ATGATCCGCATCACCGACATTCTCGACCGGGCCCAGGCCTACATGACGCCGGAAGAGCAGGAGCTCATCCAGAAGGCCTACGTCTTCTCCGCCAGCGTCCACCAGGGACAGGTCCGCCTTTCGGGAGAGCCTTACCTCATCCACCCGATGGAAGTGGCGGGGATGTTGACGGACATGCGGCTCGACTGCTCGACCGTCGTGACGGGACTGCTCCACGACACCGTGGAGGACACCCTGGCCACGCCCGAGCAGATCGGGGAGGCCTTCGGCAAGGACGTGGCTTTCCTGGTGGAGGGTCTGACGAAGATCAGCCGGATCACCCTGGGCAGCCGGGAGGCACTGCAGGCGGAAAACTTCCGCAAGATGATCCTGGCCATGTCGGCGGACATCCGGATCCTCATGGTGCGCCTGGCGGATCGGATCCACAACATGCGGACCCTCCAGTACCACCCCCCGGACAAGCAGAAGTACATCGCCCGGGAGACGCTCGATCTCTACGCCCCCCTGGCGAACCGCCTGGGGATCTACTGGATGAAAGTGGAGCTGGAGGACCTCGCCTTCCAGTACCTCGAGCCCCATGCCTTTAACGAGTTGGGCTTCCGTGTCTCGGAGAAGCGGGAGAAGCGGGAGCACTACACCGAGGAAGTCACCCGGATCATCCGGGAGGAGCTCAGGAAGGCCGACCTCGTGGCCGATGTGGAGGGGCGCGCCAAGCACCTCTGGAGCATCCACAAGAAGATGCAGGCCCAGCATATCGAGTTCGACGAGGTTTACGACCTGATCGCATTCCGGATCATCCTGGCGTCCGACACGGTGCGGGAGTGCTATGCGGCCCTCAGCATGATCCACTCCCTGTGGAAGCCGGTTCCGGGACGCTTCAAGGACTACATCGCCATCCCCAAGGCCAACAACTACAAGTCTCTTCACACGACCGTCATCGGCCCCTACGGGGAGCGCATGGAGGTCCAGATCCGGACCCGGGCCATGCACGAGTGGGCCGAAGAGGGGATCGCCGCCCACTGGCGGTACAAGGAGCGGCGCTCCACCGACGGCGGGGAGGACGAGCAGATCAAGAGGCTCCGGGAGCTCCTGGAAGTCCAGCAGGAGGTGGACAATCCCAGGGAGTACATGTCCACCCTGAAGATGGCCCTCTTCCCCGACGAGGTGTACGTCTTTACACCCAACGGCGACGTCCGGGCCTTCCCGAAGGGGGCCACGCCCATCGACTTCGCCTACAGCATTCATTCCGACGTCGGCCACACCTGCATCGGCGCCAAGGTGAACCGCAACATCGTCCCCCTCAAGTACCAGCTCCAGAACGGGGACCGGGTGGAGATCACCACGCAGGCAGGGCACCACCCCAGCAAGGACTGGCTCAAGTATGCCGTTACGTCCCGGGCCCGCTCCAAGATCAAGAACTGGGTCAACACGGAAGAGAGGAACCGGAGCATCGTTCTGGGCCGCGAGCTCCTGGAGAAGGAGTTCCGCAAGCACGGCCTGAAGTTCAGCCTTCTCGGCAAGCCGGAGGCGCTCAAGAAGATCTACGAGGAGAACCAGGTCCGTTCCCAGGACGACCTGATGGCGGCGGTGGGCTACGGGAAGCTCTCGCCGAAGCATGTCGTCCAGTATTTCGTGCCGGAAGAGCCGAAAGCGGAAGAGCCCGTTCCCGAGAAGGCGAAGAAAAAGATGCACGAGGTGTCCACCGTCGGCATCTCCCTGACGGGGATCGAGGACGTGATGGTGCGGTTCGCCAAGTGCTGCACGCCCATCCCCGGGGACGAGATCGTGGGCTACATATCCCGGGGACGGGGGATCGTCGTTCACACAAGCACCTGTCCGAACACCCGGGACATGGAGGCGGACCGCCTGGTGGACGTGGAATGGAACGTGAAGGAAAGGCACACCTATCCCGTTCATATCCGCGTTGTCTGCCGGGACCGCAAGGGAGTGCTGGCAGACGTGAGCAGCGCCATCTCCGCCCACGACGTCAACATCAGCAACGCCCAGGTGGACACGAACAACCCGGACATGCAGGCGGTCTGCGACTTCAAGATCGACGTCAACGACCTGAACGAACTCAACAAAGTGGTAACGGCCATCAAGAAGCTGGATTGCGTGATGTCGGTCGAGCGCCTCCGGCAGTTGTGA
- a CDS encoding N-acetylmuramoyl-L-alanine amidase — protein sequence MMKRLFLMMFVAILAVTLLSVPISAEAQSARRVVLIDPGHGGSDAGVQVGEKTAEKDVTLAVALLMKKALAGGGIDVLLTRTADTSLSQADRAKAAASAKPDLVLSLHVNAGFDKKAHGFEVWFPGFQAAAGNGGDSKAILKDMAKNRYLNESVRLARAIEKNLSTVFPKANRGLREAPVPLLEGLTVPAVVVEIGFATHPEDSKRLLEDGTQQAIAAALAKSIREVL from the coding sequence ATGATGAAGCGGCTGTTCCTGATGATGTTCGTTGCGATTCTTGCGGTGACGCTCCTTTCCGTTCCGATTTCCGCGGAGGCCCAGTCCGCCCGTCGGGTCGTTCTCATCGACCCGGGACACGGGGGATCGGATGCGGGCGTGCAGGTAGGGGAAAAGACCGCCGAAAAAGACGTCACCCTGGCGGTTGCGCTCCTGATGAAGAAGGCGCTGGCCGGCGGGGGAATCGACGTGCTCCTCACGAGAACCGCCGATACCTCCCTGTCCCAGGCAGACAGGGCGAAGGCAGCCGCGAGCGCGAAGCCGGACCTTGTCCTTTCGCTCCACGTCAATGCCGGCTTCGACAAGAAGGCCCACGGATTCGAGGTCTGGTTCCCCGGCTTCCAGGCTGCGGCCGGGAACGGCGGAGACTCGAAGGCGATCCTGAAAGACATGGCGAAGAACAGGTACCTGAACGAAAGCGTTCGCCTGGCGCGGGCCATCGAGAAGAATCTCTCCACGGTTTTCCCGAAGGCCAACCGGGGCCTCCGGGAGGCTCCCGTTCCCCTGCTGGAAGGCCTGACCGTGCCGGCCGTGGTGGTGGAGATCGGGTTTGCCACCCATCCCGAAGACAGCAAGCGGCTCCTCGAAGACGGCACCCAACAGGCCATAGCCGCCGCCCTCGCGAAGAGCATCCGCGAGGTCCTCTGA
- the rph gene encoding ribonuclease PH, translated as MRTDGRKLLELRPVRMTVGYLDHAEGSVLIEMGATKVLCTASLEDGVPPFLRNTGKGWLTAEYAMLPMAGTTRTPRESTRGKVGGRTHEIQRLIGRSLRAVTDLNAFGERTIYIDCDVLQADGGTRTASITGSFVALVELFRKMKERGLVDRIPVEDSVAAVSVGVRDGEILLDLNYPEDSRADVDMNVVMTGSGRFIEVQGTAEESPFERELLDRMLEAASGGIRALVDAQQAALGDRR; from the coding sequence ATGCGAACAGACGGCAGAAAACTCCTTGAATTGCGTCCGGTCCGCATGACCGTCGGCTACCTGGACCACGCGGAGGGTTCCGTCCTCATCGAGATGGGGGCCACGAAGGTCCTCTGTACGGCCTCCCTGGAGGATGGCGTCCCGCCGTTTCTGAGGAACACCGGGAAGGGCTGGCTCACCGCCGAGTATGCGATGCTCCCCATGGCAGGGACCACAAGGACACCCCGTGAGTCGACCCGCGGCAAGGTCGGCGGGCGCACCCACGAGATCCAGCGGCTCATCGGCCGGTCGCTCCGGGCCGTGACCGACCTGAACGCCTTCGGCGAGCGCACGATCTACATCGACTGCGACGTTCTCCAGGCCGACGGCGGAACCCGTACGGCCTCCATCACGGGGAGCTTCGTGGCCCTGGTGGAGCTGTTCCGGAAGATGAAGGAGCGGGGCCTGGTGGACCGTATCCCAGTTGAAGATTCTGTCGCGGCGGTCAGCGTGGGCGTGCGGGACGGCGAGATCCTCCTGGACCTGAACTATCCCGAGGATTCCCGGGCGGACGTGGACATGAACGTGGTGATGACCGGAAGCGGGCGATTCATCGAGGTACAGGGAACGGCGGAGGAGTCTCCCTTCGAGCGGGAGCTTCTGGATCGCATGCTGGAGGCGGCCTCCGGCGGAATCCGGGCCCTCGTCGATGCGCAGCAGGCGGCCCTGGGGGACCGCCGTTGA
- a CDS encoding XTP/dITP diphosphatase, with product MKTVVFASRNRGKIREIRALLAGLPISLLSLDDFPDAPDVEEDGETFLANAQKKALAIAHYTGHPALADDSGLTVDALDGAPGVHSARYAGENADDARNIEKLLREMKNVPKEGRNAAFRCILVICEPDGSCESYEGAWEGIIAETPDGDGGFGYDPVFYVPALGKTVARLSLEEKNRLSHRARAFGKFREALERRLQNR from the coding sequence TTGAAGACCGTTGTTTTCGCATCCCGCAACCGGGGGAAGATCCGGGAAATTCGGGCCCTCCTGGCAGGACTGCCGATTTCGCTCCTCTCGCTGGACGATTTCCCCGATGCCCCGGACGTAGAGGAAGACGGCGAAACCTTCCTGGCGAATGCACAGAAAAAGGCACTTGCCATTGCCCATTATACCGGCCATCCGGCCCTGGCCGACGATTCTGGCCTTACTGTGGACGCCCTGGACGGCGCCCCGGGAGTCCATTCGGCCCGGTATGCCGGGGAGAATGCCGACGATGCAAGGAACATCGAAAAGCTGCTCCGGGAGATGAAGAACGTTCCGAAGGAGGGAAGAAACGCCGCCTTCCGGTGCATCCTGGTCATCTGCGAGCCCGACGGATCCTGCGAATCCTATGAAGGCGCCTGGGAGGGGATAATCGCGGAGACACCCGATGGAGACGGAGGGTTCGGGTACGATCCGGTATTTTATGTTCCCGCCCTTGGGAAAACGGTGGCTCGCCTGTCTCTGGAGGAAAAGAACCGTCTCAGCCATCGAGCCCGGGCCTTCGGCAAATTCAGGGAGGCCCTTGAGAGGCGGCTTCAGAACCGCTAG
- a CDS encoding PAS domain S-box protein, protein MTDQGLLRENALLRQRIKELEQSESILRRAEEALRASEIKFRMLHRSMIDAFAAVDMQGRILDYNPTFLRMLGYAPDEIRRMTYEDITPGKWHAMEKAIIESEVLTRGYSGIYEKEYRRKDGTVFPVELRTTLLRDADGDLSLMWAIVRDISERKRTEKALRESEERFKSFVSTSQDWIWAIDSEGRHTFSNDALDQILGYRPGEIVGQDLLHLLHEDDFAHVRETLDRCRAENTGWKSLVLRWRHRDGSYRYLESNAVPILDAAGSLQGFQGSDRDITEWKRAEATLLESEEKFSRVFRMSPDIMTITRLRDSVYVDVSDEFTRQTGYAREEAIGRTPFDLAVWIDPSDRERVLESLRADEEMQAREYRFRRRNGTIFTCEMTARIITIGGERCLLGMYRNVTEKIEAERARRESEEKFRSVVEKSLVGIAIIDDASRYAYVNEEFCRLSGYSEQELLGRHSDFSLTEESRKMMTERLERRLQGEDVPSHYEFSFLRKDGAKRTGEVRSALYLDSSGRMKAIIQVIDITDRKNTEESLLLMQFAMDNAPDSILLVDHDGGIEYANNAACTSMGYSREELLGMTVFDIDPDFPIEGWEQHKMDVRRLGRMTFTSNHRKKDGQLFPVEVNTNYFDYKGNFLSIAFDRDITGRRQAEEERRLLEERLNRAEKMEALGKLAGGVAHDLNNTLGVVIGYTELLLNSLDADSPVRSRLTSIMQAGGRAAAIVQDLLTLARRGVTGKEVLNLNRIVGDFQKSPEIENLASHHPGVRFRIDLEPDLLNISGSSVHLAKTLFNLVSNAVEAMPGGGLLTVMTANHCLDRPLFGYEQVREGDYVVLAVSDAGEGISAADLPHIFEPFYTKKVMGRSGTGLGLSVVWGTVKDHDGFIHVQSGEGKGSTFTIYFPVTREELPVAAVSTPVSEYMGREESILVVDDVREQRELAAELLRSLRYHVDIVSSGEEAMDYLRENRADLVLLDMIMDPGMDGLDTYRHILEINPKQKAIIVSGFSETDRVNEAQALGAGEYVRKPYVVEKLGLAVRRELDRTA, encoded by the coding sequence GTGACAGATCAGGGTCTGCTCAGAGAGAACGCCCTGCTGAGGCAGCGGATCAAGGAGCTGGAACAGTCGGAATCCATCCTCCGGCGGGCGGAGGAAGCACTCCGTGCATCGGAGATCAAATTCCGCATGCTGCACCGGAGCATGATCGACGCTTTTGCCGCCGTTGACATGCAAGGCCGTATTCTGGATTACAATCCCACCTTTCTTCGCATGCTCGGTTATGCACCCGACGAGATCAGAAGGATGACCTACGAGGACATCACGCCCGGGAAATGGCATGCGATGGAGAAGGCCATTATCGAGAGCGAGGTACTCACCAGGGGCTATTCCGGTATTTATGAAAAGGAGTACCGCAGGAAAGACGGGACGGTCTTCCCGGTGGAGCTGCGGACCACGCTCCTGAGGGATGCGGATGGCGACCTTTCCCTCATGTGGGCCATCGTCCGTGACATCTCGGAACGCAAGCGGACGGAAAAGGCCCTCCGGGAAAGCGAGGAGCGGTTCAAATCCTTTGTATCGACGAGCCAGGACTGGATCTGGGCCATCGATTCCGAGGGGCGCCATACCTTCAGCAACGATGCGCTGGATCAGATCCTGGGGTATCGCCCCGGCGAAATCGTGGGGCAGGACCTGCTCCATCTGCTTCACGAAGACGACTTTGCCCATGTCCGGGAAACCCTGGACCGGTGCCGTGCAGAGAACACCGGCTGGAAGAGTCTCGTTTTGCGCTGGAGGCATCGGGATGGAAGCTACCGCTACCTGGAAAGCAATGCGGTTCCGATCCTCGACGCCGCGGGAAGCCTGCAGGGCTTCCAGGGTTCCGACCGCGACATCACGGAATGGAAGCGGGCGGAGGCGACGCTCCTCGAGAGCGAGGAGAAGTTCTCCCGCGTGTTCCGCATGAGTCCCGACATCATGACCATCACCCGGCTCAGAGACAGCGTCTATGTCGATGTGAGCGACGAGTTCACCCGGCAGACCGGCTATGCAAGGGAAGAAGCCATCGGCAGGACCCCCTTTGACCTCGCCGTATGGATCGATCCGTCGGACCGCGAACGCGTATTGGAAAGCCTGCGTGCCGATGAGGAGATGCAGGCGCGGGAATACCGGTTTCGACGCAGAAACGGGACAATTTTCACCTGCGAGATGACGGCCCGCATCATCACGATCGGCGGTGAACGGTGCCTTCTCGGCATGTACCGGAATGTCACGGAAAAAATCGAGGCTGAGAGAGCCCGGCGGGAGAGCGAGGAAAAATTCCGGTCCGTGGTCGAAAAGTCCCTGGTCGGGATCGCCATCATCGACGACGCCTCCCGATATGCATACGTGAACGAGGAGTTCTGCCGTCTTTCCGGGTATTCGGAACAGGAGCTGCTGGGCAGGCACTCCGATTTTTCACTGACGGAAGAAAGCCGGAAAATGATGACCGAGCGTTTAGAGCGCCGTCTTCAGGGGGAGGACGTCCCTTCCCATTACGAATTTTCTTTCTTGCGGAAAGATGGTGCAAAGCGTACCGGCGAGGTGCGCAGTGCGTTGTATTTGGATTCATCGGGCCGTATGAAAGCGATCATTCAGGTCATCGACATCACGGACCGGAAGAACACGGAGGAGTCGCTTCTCCTGATGCAGTTCGCAATGGACAACGCCCCGGACAGCATCTTGCTGGTGGATCATGACGGCGGCATCGAATACGCGAACAATGCCGCCTGCACCTCCATGGGCTATTCCCGGGAAGAACTGCTGGGGATGACGGTGTTCGACATCGACCCGGATTTTCCCATCGAGGGGTGGGAGCAGCATAAGATGGATGTCCGGCGCCTGGGCAGGATGACCTTTACCAGCAACCATCGGAAGAAGGATGGACAGCTGTTCCCCGTCGAAGTGAACACGAATTATTTTGATTACAAAGGCAATTTTCTTTCCATCGCCTTTGACCGGGACATCACCGGGCGCAGGCAGGCGGAGGAGGAGAGGCGCCTGCTGGAGGAGCGGCTGAACCGTGCCGAAAAGATGGAGGCCCTGGGAAAGCTGGCGGGAGGCGTCGCCCACGACCTGAACAACACCCTGGGCGTCGTCATCGGGTACACGGAGCTGCTCCTGAACAGCCTCGACGCCGACAGCCCGGTCCGATCCCGCCTCACGAGCATCATGCAGGCCGGCGGCCGGGCCGCGGCGATCGTCCAGGATCTCCTGACCCTGGCGAGGAGAGGAGTGACCGGGAAGGAGGTCCTGAATCTGAATCGGATCGTGGGTGATTTTCAGAAATCCCCGGAGATCGAAAACCTGGCCTCCCATCATCCCGGCGTTCGTTTCCGCATCGACCTCGAACCGGACCTGCTGAACATTTCTGGATCATCGGTTCATCTCGCCAAGACGCTGTTCAACCTCGTCTCGAATGCCGTCGAGGCCATGCCGGGAGGCGGTCTGCTGACGGTCATGACGGCCAATCATTGTCTGGACAGGCCGCTTTTCGGATACGAGCAGGTCCGGGAAGGGGATTACGTGGTTCTTGCCGTCTCCGATGCCGGGGAGGGCATTTCAGCCGCCGACCTGCCGCACATTTTCGAGCCGTTCTATACAAAGAAGGTCATGGGGAGAAGCGGAACGGGCCTGGGGCTGTCAGTGGTCTGGGGCACGGTGAAAGATCACGACGGCTTCATCCATGTCCAAAGCGGGGAGGGGAAAGGCAGCACCTTCACCATCTACTTTCCCGTCACAAGAGAGGAACTGCCGGTCGCGGCCGTATCCACGCCCGTTTCCGAATACATGGGCCGGGAGGAGTCGATCCTGGTCGTGGATGATGTCAGGGAGCAGCGGGAGTTGGCGGCGGAGCTGCTCAGGAGCCTCCGCTACCACGTGGATATCGTCTCCAGCGGGGAGGAGGCTATGGATTACCTGCGGGAGAACAGAGCGGACCTGGTGCTCCTGGACATGATCATGGACCCGGGGATGGACGGGCTGGACACCTACCGGCACATCCTGGAGATCAACCCGAAGCAGAAGGCGATCATCGTGAGCGGCTTTTCGGAGACGGACCGCGTGAACGAAGCCCAGGCCCTCGGCGCGGGCGAATATGTCCGCAAGCCCTATGTCGTCGAGAAGCTCGGCCTGGCGGTCAGGAGAGAGCTGGACCGGACCGCGTGA
- a CDS encoding NAD(P)/FAD-dependent oxidoreductase, whose product MADYDVIVIGAGCGGLSAGALLARQGRKVLVVEQSGLIGGCCSTFEKDGFKFDLGASLIEDAEVINWCFQRLGTTLQQEVDLVSCDPVYDVILKDGTRLKYPISSEESAKNIGAVAPGDVKGWHSYAEYMQGFLDAALKGFFVAPANTNADLVRLFRKTPQLLRYGPMFLSSYQGVIEKYFKDPRIRESIAFQSFYGGLPPNTCPGYIAMVPWSEHAGIYYSKGGMIGIPRALERCGGKFGMTVRLKTRVDSVIIRNRRAMGVVLADGTEITSDLVVSDINAKLLYLEMIGEEHLPWLARVGIKSYEYSMSTPMLYLGVDYRPPLEGHHTLITRPMDELNDYWWNVYKKGRFGQEHFGIVSWTSHSDPGLAPEGQHVLVLTLQPGPYRLRGTSWDECKSALIEQVIRYMSDRYIPGLAEHVKVAELSTPLDFERRLLSPEGAIYALRQDLTSGVTFRPSAKSKSIKGLYLVGASTHPGGGVPTTIASGMIAADLIQQYE is encoded by the coding sequence ATGGCGGATTACGATGTCATCGTCATCGGCGCCGGATGCGGCGGCCTGAGCGCGGGTGCGCTCCTGGCCAGACAGGGCCGCAAGGTGCTGGTGGTCGAACAGAGTGGTCTCATCGGGGGCTGCTGTTCGACCTTCGAGAAAGACGGCTTCAAGTTCGATCTGGGCGCATCCCTGATCGAGGACGCCGAGGTGATCAACTGGTGTTTCCAGCGCCTCGGCACGACCCTTCAGCAGGAGGTCGACCTGGTGTCCTGCGATCCCGTCTACGACGTCATCCTCAAGGACGGCACCAGGCTCAAATACCCCATCTCCAGCGAGGAATCGGCGAAGAACATCGGTGCCGTCGCCCCGGGGGACGTCAAGGGCTGGCATTCCTACGCCGAGTACATGCAGGGATTCCTCGACGCCGCCCTGAAGGGATTCTTCGTGGCGCCGGCAAACACCAATGCCGATCTCGTCCGGCTGTTCCGCAAGACCCCGCAGCTCCTGCGCTACGGCCCCATGTTCCTGAGCAGCTACCAGGGTGTGATCGAAAAGTACTTCAAGGATCCGCGCATCCGGGAGTCCATCGCGTTCCAGAGCTTCTACGGCGGCCTGCCGCCCAACACTTGCCCGGGCTACATTGCCATGGTTCCCTGGTCGGAGCATGCCGGGATCTACTACAGCAAAGGGGGCATGATCGGCATCCCCCGCGCCCTCGAGCGCTGCGGCGGGAAATTCGGCATGACCGTCCGCCTGAAGACGCGCGTGGACAGCGTGATCATCCGGAACCGGCGCGCCATGGGCGTGGTCCTGGCCGACGGCACCGAGATCACCTCCGATCTGGTCGTATCGGACATCAACGCCAAGCTGCTCTATCTCGAGATGATCGGTGAGGAGCACCTGCCCTGGCTGGCGCGCGTGGGAATCAAAAGCTACGAGTACTCCATGTCGACACCCATGCTGTACCTCGGCGTGGATTACAGGCCGCCCCTGGAGGGGCATCACACCCTGATCACCCGGCCGATGGACGAGCTGAACGACTACTGGTGGAACGTTTACAAAAAGGGCCGCTTCGGACAGGAGCATTTCGGCATCGTCAGCTGGACCTCGCATTCCGATCCCGGACTGGCCCCGGAGGGCCAACACGTCCTCGTCCTCACCCTCCAGCCCGGTCCCTACCGGCTTCGGGGAACCTCCTGGGACGAATGCAAGTCCGCCCTGATCGAGCAGGTTATCCGTTACATGTCGGACCGCTACATCCCGGGTCTGGCCGAACACGTCAAAGTGGCGGAGCTCTCCACTCCTCTCGACTTCGAGCGGCGCCTGCTGTCCCCCGAGGGGGCCATCTATGCCCTGCGGCAGGATCTCACCAGCGGCGTTACCTTCCGCCCCTCGGCGAAATCCAAGAGCATCAAGGGCCTTTACCTGGTCGGCGCCTCCACACATCCGGGCGGCGGCGTGCCGACGACCATCGCTTCGGGGATGATCGCGGCCGACCTGATCCAACAATACGAGTAG